A stretch of Gammaproteobacteria bacterium DNA encodes these proteins:
- a CDS encoding acyltransferase yields MTKKIQDIEVLRGIAVLFVCVEHMHMNLFAWVPGQWHQMFYGWSGMWSGVDLFFVISGFVIARDLVPRLAATGSTHERLVVSVAFWIRRAWRLIPSAWWWLGVILVACVVFDRSGAWGSLRANFEGALAAIFQVANLRVMATYGVHEAGATFPYWSLSLEEQFYLFFPFLIWMSGRRLPLVLAVIVVAQLVLPRTPLGIICRTDALGLGVLIALWSSRDSYRLFEPRFMANRWVRATLVLILLVGLAFIGGEDIHIPIEISMVAIIAAILVFLASFDRDYILARGWLKNVLQWVGGRSYAIYLIHIPAYFATREIWFRLEPEGTVFSPAYMPLFLATAVALIVGCAEINYRLLEVPLRRRGAVISERYRNERNVSRMPADREAPQHRLAETDPDSAAGAAQSARISGQKSAGLP; encoded by the coding sequence ATGACAAAAAAGATTCAGGATATCGAGGTCCTGCGCGGTATCGCTGTGCTGTTCGTGTGCGTGGAGCACATGCACATGAACCTGTTTGCCTGGGTGCCCGGTCAGTGGCACCAGATGTTTTACGGCTGGAGCGGAATGTGGTCGGGCGTGGATCTGTTTTTTGTGATCTCCGGCTTCGTGATCGCGCGCGACCTGGTGCCGCGGCTGGCGGCAACAGGCTCCACGCATGAGCGGCTGGTGGTCTCGGTCGCGTTCTGGATCCGCCGCGCGTGGCGGTTGATTCCATCGGCCTGGTGGTGGCTCGGCGTGATTCTCGTCGCCTGTGTGGTGTTTGATCGCTCGGGCGCCTGGGGTTCGTTGCGGGCGAATTTCGAGGGGGCGCTCGCCGCGATATTCCAGGTAGCGAACCTGCGCGTCATGGCGACTTACGGGGTTCACGAAGCCGGAGCGACATTCCCTTACTGGAGCCTTTCACTCGAGGAGCAGTTCTACCTGTTTTTTCCGTTCCTCATCTGGATGAGCGGACGGCGCCTGCCGCTGGTGCTGGCGGTCATAGTCGTCGCGCAATTGGTATTGCCGCGCACGCCGCTCGGCATCATCTGCCGTACCGATGCGCTGGGGCTGGGCGTGCTGATCGCCCTATGGTCGAGCCGCGACAGCTACCGGCTGTTCGAGCCTCGCTTCATGGCGAACCGCTGGGTCCGGGCCACTCTGGTGCTGATACTTCTGGTCGGGCTCGCGTTCATTGGCGGCGAGGATATCCATATCCCGATCGAAATCAGCATGGTGGCGATCATCGCGGCCATTCTGGTGTTCCTGGCATCGTTCGATCGGGACTATATCCTCGCGCGCGGATGGCTGAAGAATGTGCTGCAATGGGTCGGAGGGCGTTCCTATGCCATCTATCTCATCCACATTCCGGCGTATTTCGCGACCCGCGAAATCTGGTTTCGCCTGGAGCCGGAGGGGACCGTGTTCAGTCCCGCCTACATGCCGCTTTTCCTCGCAACCGCGGTGGCCCTGATTGTCGGGTGTGCCGAAATAAACTATCGGCTGCTCGAGGTTCCGTTGCGCAGGCGCGGCGCGGTGATTTCGGAGCGCTACCGGAACGAGCGCAATGTATCGCGAATGCCTGCTGATCGCGAGGCACCACAGCACCGGTTGGCGGAGACCGACCCGGATTCCGCTGCCGGCGCTGCTCAAAGCGCAAGGATTTCAGGCCAGAAATCGGCGGGCTTGCCATAG
- a CDS encoding acyltransferase yields the protein MLGLIRFALALAVLLSHVPGFDWALNPGVVAVICFYCISGYLMRCSYQRFTRLAQTPVRDFIVDRVLKLFPQYLVVLAITVGLLWLWGASPGFWLMNQQLSPLKLLWNLLLLPANYVFEPLVISELLPHPLVPPAWSLATEFHFYLLLPLLYRWRSLFMVMLLATLAVQIFGFVHESTRFNSDNLGYRYIFGVLPVFLMGYLYADDSGGRRPLAVVLWLLYLGLAGCAFTDTLIHQQRAREVLLGASVALPLLATTMHLRGHAWPGRIKALDERLGNLAYPIFITHCLGFFIIEHVTGMPVRASASFVLCAILVCLLLSMPLEILQRRLERARIALRGFASMKTDQRLDSDTPARINPAPSA from the coding sequence TTGCTCGGCCTGATCCGCTTCGCGCTCGCGCTCGCCGTGTTGCTCTCGCATGTTCCGGGTTTCGACTGGGCGTTGAATCCAGGCGTTGTCGCGGTGATCTGCTTTTACTGTATCAGCGGCTACCTGATGCGCTGCAGCTACCAACGGTTTACCCGCTTGGCGCAGACCCCGGTGCGTGACTTCATCGTGGACCGCGTGCTGAAGCTGTTCCCGCAATACCTCGTGGTGCTCGCGATCACCGTCGGCCTGCTCTGGCTGTGGGGTGCATCGCCCGGATTCTGGTTGATGAACCAGCAGCTTTCCCCGCTCAAACTGCTGTGGAACCTGCTTCTGCTGCCCGCGAACTATGTTTTCGAACCGCTGGTGATCAGCGAATTGCTGCCCCACCCCCTGGTGCCTCCCGCCTGGTCGCTGGCAACGGAATTCCATTTCTACCTCCTGCTCCCGCTGCTTTACCGATGGCGGAGTCTGTTCATGGTAATGCTGCTGGCAACACTTGCCGTACAAATTTTCGGCTTTGTCCATGAATCCACACGCTTCAACAGCGACAACCTGGGTTACCGCTATATATTCGGCGTGCTGCCGGTTTTCCTGATGGGCTACCTGTATGCCGACGATAGCGGTGGACGGCGGCCGCTGGCGGTTGTGCTATGGCTGCTGTATCTCGGCCTCGCAGGCTGCGCGTTCACGGACACCCTCATCCACCAGCAACGGGCGCGCGAAGTGCTGCTCGGGGCCAGCGTTGCCCTGCCGCTGCTGGCAACCACCATGCATCTGCGCGGGCATGCCTGGCCGGGGCGCATCAAGGCGCTGGATGAACGTCTCGGAAATCTCGCTTACCCGATATTCATCACCCATTGCCTGGGATTTTTCATCATCGAGCATGTGACCGGAATGCCGGTGCGGGCCAGCGCGAGTTTCGTGCTCTGCGCCATCCTCGTCTGCCTGCTGCTCTCGATGCCGCTCGAGATCCTGCAGCGACGCCTCGAGCGTGCTCGTATTGCGCTGCGAGGATTCGCGTCGATGAAGACAGATCAGAGATTGGACAGCGACACGCCGGCGAGGATCAACCCGGCGCCAAGCGCCTGA
- a CDS encoding EamA family transporter, which produces MKLYSSGPIVAIVCVMMISAGQLLFRQTSLAIERRGAWLDSEVLLLLGTALLTYGLATLLWIHLLRTTPLSVAYPFMGLSFVFVPLLGMLVFQESISLNQALGAGLILAGVSLSNL; this is translated from the coding sequence ATGAAGCTCTATTCTTCCGGGCCGATCGTGGCGATTGTCTGCGTGATGATGATCAGTGCGGGGCAACTGCTTTTCCGGCAGACGAGCCTGGCGATCGAGCGCCGCGGAGCATGGCTCGACAGCGAGGTGCTGCTGTTGCTGGGCACCGCGCTGCTGACCTACGGCCTGGCCACACTGCTCTGGATTCACCTGCTCCGCACCACGCCGTTGTCGGTTGCCTATCCATTCATGGGGCTGAGTTTCGTGTTCGTACCGTTGCTTGGAATGCTGGTATTCCAGGAGTCGATCAGCCTCAATCAGGCGCTTGGCGCCGGGTTGATCCTCGCCGGCGTGTCGCTGTCCAATCTCTGA
- a CDS encoding class I SAM-dependent methyltransferase codes for MRPDPSHEEYMRQWVSLYEATNYDQGLAGYFLSRSHAWLENAFAPDREFPRVLEVGAGTGIHLRHVRHRFREYVLTDGSADMLRQVQLPADRAGSVQLRVADACHLEFEDDGFDRLIATHVLEHLERPWEVLREWHRVVKPGGVISLILPCDPGLGWRLGRQLVARGKFVKAGMEYDYWMAREHINPINNLVALLRYYFPERQESWAPLRIPSMDLNLFYLAHLKVQK; via the coding sequence ATGAGGCCCGATCCGTCCCATGAAGAATACATGCGCCAGTGGGTATCGCTTTACGAGGCAACCAACTACGACCAGGGGCTGGCTGGCTACTTTCTCTCCAGAAGCCACGCGTGGCTAGAGAATGCTTTTGCGCCGGACCGGGAGTTCCCGCGGGTGCTCGAGGTGGGCGCCGGAACCGGCATTCATCTGCGCCATGTTCGTCACCGTTTCCGCGAGTACGTTCTGACTGACGGCAGCGCCGACATGCTGCGCCAGGTGCAACTGCCCGCGGATCGCGCAGGCTCGGTGCAGCTGCGCGTTGCCGATGCCTGTCATCTCGAGTTCGAGGACGATGGCTTCGACCGCCTCATCGCCACGCATGTGCTCGAGCACCTGGAGCGACCCTGGGAGGTGCTGCGCGAGTGGCACCGGGTAGTGAAACCGGGGGGAGTGATATCGCTGATTCTTCCCTGCGATCCCGGGCTCGGCTGGCGGCTGGGGCGCCAGCTCGTCGCGCGTGGCAAGTTTGTGAAGGCGGGCATGGAATACGACTACTGGATGGCGCGCGAGCACATCAATCCGATAAACAACCTCGTCGCATTGCTCCGCTATTATTTTCCCGAGCGCCAGGAATCGTGGGCGCCGTTGCGTATACCTTCGATGGACCTCAACCTGTTCTATCTCGCGCATCTGAAGGTGCAGAAATGA
- a CDS encoding glycosyltransferase family 2 protein — MQVAVVIPCYRVREHIEAVLAALGPEVQRVYVIDDACPERTGEYVRERVSDPRVRVLLNTQNLGVGGAVIEGYRAALADGADIVVKIDGDGQMNPSLIPDFIEPIRAFEADYTKGNRFFHPDDLAGMPLIRLFGNAALSFMTKLSSGYWNIFDPTNGFTAIHAEVLRLLPLGKLSRRYFFESDMLFRLNTIRARVVDIPMRSVYDKETSGLRPGRVLLEFLLLHLRNTAKRLVYNYFLRDFSIASLALVFGLILFVFGIVFGLSQWYFYWKVQQYASTGTVMLAVLPALSGLQLLLSFVNFDVAAVPDTALCRLKAFRRKAGVPK, encoded by the coding sequence GTGCAGGTCGCGGTCGTCATCCCCTGTTATCGGGTAAGAGAGCACATCGAAGCGGTGCTCGCGGCATTGGGTCCGGAGGTTCAGCGTGTCTATGTGATCGACGATGCTTGTCCGGAACGCACCGGAGAATACGTGCGCGAGCGGGTATCCGATCCACGCGTCAGGGTGCTGCTCAATACGCAAAACCTTGGCGTTGGCGGGGCGGTCATCGAAGGTTACCGGGCAGCACTCGCCGACGGCGCCGATATCGTGGTCAAGATCGACGGAGACGGTCAGATGAATCCGTCGCTGATACCCGATTTCATAGAACCAATTCGCGCATTCGAAGCCGACTACACCAAGGGCAACCGGTTTTTCCATCCGGACGATCTGGCTGGCATGCCACTGATACGGCTGTTTGGCAATGCCGCGCTGTCGTTCATGACCAAGCTCTCCAGCGGTTACTGGAACATCTTCGATCCGACCAATGGTTTTACCGCGATACACGCCGAGGTGTTACGGCTGCTGCCGCTCGGGAAGCTTTCCCGGCGTTACTTTTTCGAATCCGACATGTTGTTCCGCCTGAACACGATTCGCGCCCGGGTCGTGGACATCCCGATGCGCTCGGTTTACGACAAGGAGACGAGCGGTTTGCGCCCCGGGCGCGTGTTGCTGGAGTTTTTGTTGCTGCATTTGCGCAATACCGCGAAGCGACTGGTCTACAACTACTTCCTGCGCGATTTCTCCATTGCTTCACTGGCGCTGGTTTTTGGCCTGATCCTGTTCGTGTTCGGTATCGTGTTCGGCCTTTCGCAATGGTATTTCTACTGGAAGGTCCAGCAGTATGCGAGTACCGGAACGGTGATGCTCGCGGTACTGCCTGCCCTGAGCGGGCTGCAACTGCTGCTCTCGTTCGTCAATTTCGATGTTGCAGCGGTCCCGGACACGGCGTTGTGCAGACTGAAGGCATTTCGACGCAAGGCAGGGGTGCCGAAATGA